The Streptomyces sp. NBC_00306 sequence CGGAGACGCGCTTCAGGGGACCCTGGTGGACCTGCTCGATCTCTCGCTGCTCGCGAAGCAGGCGCACTGGAACATCGTGGGCCCCCGCTTCCGCAGCATCCACCTGCAACTCGACGAGGTCGTGGACACGGCTCGGCAGTACGCCGACACCGTGGCCGAGCGGGCCGCGTCGCTCGGCGTCACCCCCGACGGGCGGGTCGAGACGGTGGCCAAGACCAGCGCTCTGCCGCATGTGGAGGAAGGGTGGCTGAAGGACACCGACGTGGTCGAGCTGCTCGTCGAGGCGCTCAACACGGCGATCCTGCGGTTGCGTGAACGGATCACGGTGACCGAGGAGTCGGACCTGGTGACCCAGGATCTGCTGATCGGGCTGACCGCCGTGCTGGAGCAGCAGAGTTGGATGTTCCAGGCCGAGAACTGGCCGAGGAAGAAGTGACCGTGCGGTGTACGAGCCGTGTGTCCGCGACGACCGCGGGTACGCGAGGCGCATGACAGTCCACAAGACAAGCGTGCTCGTACTGGACTGCGCCGAACCGATGGAACTGGCGGAGTTCTACGCCGGCCTGTTCGGCGCAGAGGTTCACGTCGGGACCGATCCCGACTTCGTGGAGATCGTCGGTCAGGACGGTGTCCACATGGCCATCCACCGTGACTTCGGCTACGCACCCCCGAGCTGGCCGCGGCCCGAGGACTCCCAACAGGCCCATCTGCGCATCCTCGTGGAGCGCGGCGACATGGACGAGGCGGAGCGTGAAGCCGTGAGTCTGGGGGCGAGGCCGGTGGACACGAAGGACAACAGCGGTCCGCGCGATGTCCGTATCTACTCCGACCCTGCCGGTCATTCGTTCTCGCTGGCCGTCTCGCCGCAGCCGCGCCGCAGTACGCGGCAGGCGCGCAAGGACGAGCTGACGGCGATCGTCGAGGCCGAGCGGGGCACCGCCACCTGACCGACGACCGGCCTGGGACGAGGAGGACGAGGTGGGCCGGCGGCGTCCGGTCCACCGCCCCGACGTCCCGCGCGGCGGGCCGACCGTGTGACGGTCGGCCCGTTGCCGTTGCCCGCGCCGCACACTCCGCCCCTGTGCGACCACCCGTCTGTGACGCCGCGCCCGGCGGCCGCGCGGGGCCGAACGGATCGGGGCGGCCGGCGCCCCGGCGACGCTCGCCCACCTCCCCGACCTGCGGCTCAGGAAGGCTGTTCGCGGTCCGTACCACGGTCCTTCACACCCCTGACACCACCGCGTCCCTTCCCTTCCCTTCGCTCCTCTTGGACACTCCGCCAGACCCTTCCCCCTACTCCAAGAGGGCCCATCTTCATGCCTGAACTCAATCGGCGCCGTTTTCTCCAGATCGCCGGCGCGACCGCGGGCTTCTCGGCACTGTCGAGCAGCATCGACCGCGCGGCGGCCATTCCGGCCGGGCGCCGCTCCGGCACCATCAAGGACGTCGAGCACATCGTCGTCCTGATGCAGGAGAACCGTTCCTTCGATCACTACTTCGGCGCGCTGAAGGGAGTGCGGGGATTCGGCGACCCCCGTCCGGTGACCACCGGCCCGGGCAAGTCGGTGTGGCACCAGTCGGACGGTACGAAGGACGTGCTCCCCTACCACCCCGACGCCGAGGACCTCGGCATGCAGTTCATCGCGGGGCTCAACCACGACTGGGCGGGCGGCCACAAGGCCTGGAACAACGGCAGGTACGACCAATGGATCCCCGCCAAGTCCGCGGGAACGATGGCCTATCTGACCCGCCAGGACATCCCGTTCCACTACGCGCTGGCCGACGCCTTCACCGTGTGCGACGCCTACCACTGCTCGTTCATCGGAGCGACCGACCCCAACCGCTACTACATGTGGTCGGGTCACACGGGCAACGACGGCAAGGGCGGCGGCCCGGTCCTCGGCAACGACGAACTCGGCTACGACTGGACGACGTACCCCGAGCGTCTCGAACGGGCCGGTGTCTCCTGGAAGATCTACCAGGACATCGGCGACGGCCTCGACGCCGGCGGCTCCTGGGGCTGGATCGAGGACGCGTACCGCGGGAACTACGGCGACAACTCCCTGCTCTACTTCAACAAGTACCGCAACGCCAAGCCCGGCGACCCGCTCTTCGACAAGGCCCGCACCGGTACGGACGTCAAGAACGGCGACGGCTACTTCGACCACCTCAAGGCCGACGTCAAGGCCGGGAAGCTGCCGCAGATCTCCTGGATCGCCGCTCCCGAGGCCTTCACCGAGCACCCGAACTGGCCCGCGAACTACGGCGCCTGGTACATCGCGCAGATCCTGGACGCGCTCACCTCCAACCCGGAGGTGTGGAGCAGGACCGCCCTGTTCATCACGTACGACGAGAACGACGGGTACTTCGACCATGTGGCCCCGCCCTATCCGCCGGCCTCCGCCGCTCAGGGGCTGTCGACGGTGGACACGGCACTCGACCGGTTCGCCGGCAACGGCAGCTACGCCGCCGGTCCCTACGGCCTCGGCCAGCGCGTTCCGATGCTCGTCGTGTCCCCGTGGAGCACGGGCGGGTTCGTCTGTTCGGAGACGTTCGACCACACCTCGATCCTCCGTTTCATGGAGGCGCGCTTCGGCGTCGCCGAGCCGAACATCTCGCCGTGGCGGCGCGCGGTCTGCGGCGACCTCACCTCGGCCTTCGACTTCGGCCTGCGCAACACCGATCCCGCCGGGCTCCCGGACACCGACGCCTACGAACCGCCGGACAACGACCGGCACCCGGACTATGTGCCGAAGCCGCCCGCCACGGCCGTGCTGCCCCGGCAGGAGAAGGGGTCGAGGCCGGCGCGTCCGCTGCCGTACGCACCGCTGGTCGACGGCGCCTCGACGCCGTCCACCGGGCGTTTCACGCTGACCTTCAGCGGTGGAGCGGCAGCGGGTGCCTTCTTCCTGGTGGCCGCCGGCAACCGGACCGACGGGCCGTGGACGTACACCACGGCCGCGGGCCAGAAGGTCTCCGACACCTGGAACACCGCGTACTCCCAGGGCGCGTACGACCTCACCGTGTACGGCCCCAACGGCTTCGTGCGCGGCTTCAGGGGCCCGGGCACGACGGCCGGCCCCGAGGTGACGGCCCGCCATGTGGCGGGTACCGGCTCCGTCGAGCTCACCCTGACGAACGCGGGCAGCACCACCCGCCGGCTGACGGTCACGAACGCCTACGGCGGCAAGAAGCAGACGTTCACCGTGGGGCCAGGCGGACGCGTCGTGCACGTCGTGGACCTCCAGGCCGGTAAGCGCTGGTACGACCTGAGCGTGGTGTCCGACAAGGACGCGGGCTTCCTGCGGCGCTTCGCCGGTCATGTCGAGAACGGCCGCCCCGGCGTCAGCGACCCGGCGATCCTCACCGCCTGAGCCGCTGTCACGGGCCCCTGTGCATCGAGCCCTTCGCTTCGGGGGCCGCACTTCACCGGGCCGGGGCCGTTCGCCGTTACGGCGGACGGCCCCTACACGGCGCCCGGCAGGCGGCTCCTGGCGTGCCGACGCACCTTTTGCACCACCTTCATGATTTCTTCGGTTCATCGGTCCACCCGAGCCCCGGTGCCGGAGGAGTCATCCATGCGCAGTTTCGCTGTCACGGCTGTTCTGATCGCCGCACTGGCGTCGGGTGGCTCCCTCTGGGCGGCCGAAGGCGCCGCATCCTCCGAGGGCATCGGCGACAGGGCCGCCGGCACCAACATCCTGGTCGTCGGGCTGGACCGCCGTACCGGCATCTCCTCCGAGGACCGCAAACGCCTCCATGTGGGCGGCAAGGAGTGCAACTGCACGGACGTGATGATGGTGATCCACCTCGCCGAGGACGAGCGGCGGGCGACCGTGGTGTCCATCCCCCGGGACTCGTACGTCGAGTTCGCCGACCACGGCCATCCCCGCCACTCCGGGAAGATCAACGGCGCCTTCCAGCACGGTGGCGGCGACCTGGCCGTACGGACGGTGGAGAAGGCGACCGGGCTGCGGATCGACCACTATCTGGAGACCGACTTCACCGGCTTCGCCGACACCGTGGACCGGCTGGGCGGCGCCACGGTGTGCACGGACAAGACCCTGGTGGACACCGGCTCCGGGCTGCGACTCCCCAAGGGCACCCACCATGTGGACGGCAACCGGGCTCTGCGCTACGCCCGCGCCCGTCACGTCACACCGCCGGGCGATCTCGGCCGGGTACGACGCCAGCAGCGTCTGCTGATCGAGATGGTGACCCGGCTGCGCGGCGAGGGGGCCTTCGCGAACCCGGCGTCCTCGGTGCTCACCGCCCTGGAGCTGACGAAGGCGGTCCGCACCGACGCGCACACCGGGCTCGACGATCTGATGCATCTCGGCCTCGCGCTCGGACGGCTGACGGCCGAGCAGACGGAGTTCGCGACCGTGCCGATCGCGGACTTCGACCACCGGGTGCCCGAATGGGGGTCGACGCTGCTGTGGGACGAGCCCCGGTCGGCGGCGCTGTGGGCGGCCCTGCGCGAGGACCGGCCCATCGTCGGCGACACGGGCATCCGGCCCAGCACGGACACCCCCGTCGAGATGGCTCCGGGCTCGATCCGCGCACGAGTCGACGATCCCGCCGTGGCACGTGCCCTGCGGGCCGACGGCTTCGTCGTCGAGGACGCACCGGCAGGGCCGCGGCCGCCGGGGCCCACCGTGATCACCTACGACCCGCACCGGGAGCGTTACGCGGCCTCGCTCGCCGCCGCGATCCCGGGAGCCCGGCTCCGTGCCGTTCCCGGCCACGGCGAGGTCTTCGATGTGCGGGTCGGCGCCCGGGCGTCGACCGTGATCAAGGTCGTCCACGATCGCAGCAGCGTGGAGGGCGCACCGGTCCACGGGAACGAACTGCGCTGCGCGCCGAAGGCCGTGAAGCCGGCCGGCTGACGAAAAGCCGTGTCCTGAGCCCGGCCGACAGCGGTCGGCGGCGGTCAGTCGCCCGCGGCCGGGGTGGGTGCCTTCTTCAGCACACCGATCTTGTCGATGCGGTGCTCGGGGTTGTGCCGGTCGTCGCGCCAGAAGTTGCCGGCGGCGTCGTCCTCGGGAGTGGCACAGGTGGAGACCGTGATCATCGCCTGGGTGGGCTTCTCGCCCGGCTTCCCCGGAACGGGAGCGCGCTGCGCGGCGAGCGAGCTGTCCGAGCGGAAGGACGTCTGCCGGGTGCCGGTGATCTCGTACTCGTAGACGAGACCGCCCTCCTCGACGATCACCGAGTCACCGTTCTTGAGCGAGGGAAGGTCCCGCAGCGGTCCGCCCGCGGACAGCCGGTGGGCGGTGACCAGGTAGTTTCCGATGTCGCCGGGGCCGACGCCGCCGCTCTCGCCGTACGGGCTGGCGCCCACGCCACGGTTCTGGATGCGGGTGCCCGGCCAGTCGTCGGTCGTGCCTTCGTAGGGCACGACTCGGAGGTCCTCGAGCCCGATCGCCGGGATGGACAGCAGCGCGGTCTCGGTCCGCGGGGTGGTCCGGTCGGCGGGCTCCACCGAGGGCGAGCTCGTCGCCGGCGCTTTCACCGGCTCCTTCGCCGCGCCCGGGGCCGGCGCGGGGGGCTCGGACGCGGTGCCGGCCGTGGGAGCCGTGACGGTCCCGGTCCGCAGCGCGTCGGAGGTGTCGGCGGCGCCCGTCGAACAGCCGGCGAGCACCACGACGAGTGCGCCGGCGAGGGTTGCGGGGACTGCTCGGGACAGGTGCATGGAGTTCCCGGGGATCCGGTGGAGGGCGGCCACGGCGTGGCCGCCACTTCGAGCATAAAACGCCCGGACTCGATCAGGTGTTCCCCGTAGGGTGGCAGCCATGGCACGAGCGGTCCTGTACTGCAGCGATGTCCTCGCACCCCGCCGCGTGGACGAGCACTTCGCGGCGGAGGCGCGCGCGGTCCGTGAGCACGGCGGCCAGGTGGCGCTGATCGACCACGACGCGCTGATCGGCGGCGACGCAGAACAGGCGGTCGCGAGAGTCCCGCATGGAGCGGCCGGGGCCTGGTACCGGGGCTGGATGATGCCGTCCCACCGGTACGAGGCGCTGGCGGAAGCCGTACGCCTGCGGGGCGGCAGCCTGGTCGTCGCGCCCGGGCAGTACCGGGCCGCCCATGAGCTGCCCGGCTGGTACGACGCGTTCTGCGGGATCACCCCCGAGAGCGTGTGGATCCCGTCCACGCCCGGTCGCGTCCCTGCGCAGGAGGACCTTGCCGCGGCTGCCGGGAAACTCCCCGGCGGGCCGGGGATCGTGAAGGACTACGTCAAGTCCCGCAAACACGAGTGGGACGAGGCGTGCTTCGTCCCCGACCTCGCCGACACCGCCCGGCTCGCGCAGATCGTGCGGCGCTTCGTGGCTCTCCAGGGCGACGATCTGGCCGGAGGGCTCGTCCTGCGGGCGTACGAGTCGTTCGTACGGCCCCGGTCCACCGCGACCGAGGCGCGGGTGTGGTGGCTCGACGGCGAACCCCGCCTGGTGACGGCGCATCCCGACAGCGTCTCCCCGCATCCTCCGGAGCCCGAGCTGGGGCATGTGCGGGCCGCGGTACGGCGTCTCGGCTGCCGTTTCGTCACCACCGACCTCGCCCTGCGCACGGACGGGGCGTGGCGGGTGGTGGAGGTCGGGGACGGCCAGGTGAGCGATGTCCACCGGGACGTGGCGCACGCGGCGATCGCGGGCTTGCTGGTGGACGGGGCGCACGGCGACTGAGGCGCCGTACGGGGGCGGAGGCGGGTCAGTCCGGGCTCCGCGTCCGGGGGCAGCGCGCGGGCCTCGGACCCGTCGCGGAGTCCCGCCGGGGTCCTTCCCTTGGACGAACACCCGCGCCCCCGCGATCCTGGGTATGACGGGACCCACGACCGAGATCGCCGGGCACGCCGGGAAAGGTTCCCGCGCTTGACGGCGGGGCCCGACAGTGCTGGGTTTCTGTACAGAGCCCCAGCCGTCCGCGTCATCAGGAGGAACCCATGAGGATGCTCATCAATGTCCCGGAGACCGTGGTCGAGGACGCCCTGCGCGGGATGGCGGCAGCTCACCCCGAGCTGAACGTGGACGTGGAGAACCGGGTGATCGTACGGCGGGACGCGCCAGTCGCCGGGAAGGTCGGTCTGATATCCGGAGGCGGGTCCGGCCACGAACCGCTGCACGGCGGATTCGTCGGTCCCGGCATGCTGTCCGCCGCGTGTCCCGGGGAGGTCTTCACCAGCCCGGTCCCTGACCAGATGGCGCGGGCCGCCTCCGCGGTCGACAGCGGCCAGGGCGTGCTGTTCATCGTGAAGAACTACACCGGGGACGTCCTCAACTTCGACATGGCCGCCGAGCTCGCCGAGGACGAAGGCGTGCAGGTCGCGAAGGTCCTGGTCAACGATGACGTGGCGGTGACCGACAGCCTGTTCACGGCGGGCCGGCGCGGTACCGGCGCGACCCTCTTCGTCGAGAAGATCGCCGGAGCGGCCGCCGACGCGGGGATGCCGCTGGAGCGGGTGGAGTCGATCGCCCGGCAGGTCAACGAGAACTCCCGCAGCTTCGGTGTCGCGCTGACCGCGGTCACCACCCCTGCCAAGGGCACCCCGACCTTCGATCTCCCCTCGGGCGAGCTGGAACTGGGCATCGGCATCCACGGCGAGCCGGGCCGGGAGCGGCGCCCGATGATGACCTCGCGGGAGATCGCGGACTTCGCCGTCGACGCCGTTCTCGTGGACCGGCCGCCGACGGGTCCCGTACTGGTGCTCGTCAACGGCATGGGCAGCACCCCTCTGCTGGAGCTGTACGGCTTCAACGCCGAGGTCCAGCGCGTGCTGGCGGAGCGCGGTGTGTCCGTCGCCCGTACGCTCGTCGGGAACTACGTGACCTCGCTCGACATGGCGGGCTGCTCGGTGACGCTGTGCCAGGTCGACGAGGAGATGCTGCGGCTGTGGGACGCGCCGGTGGAGACGCCCGCGCTCCGCTGGGGCCGTTGAACCGACCGGGACCGACTGACCTCAGGGAGTGCATGTGCTCGACGCCGACTTCTTCCACCGCTGGCTGACCGCGGTCGCGGTTCTGGTCGACCGCGAGGCGGCGCATCTCACGGAGCTGGACTCGGCGATCGGCGACGCCGACCACGGCAGCAACCTCCAGCGCGGTTTCACCGCGGTGACCGCGACGCTGAACAAGGACGCGCCGCAGACTCCCGGAGCCGTGCTGACCCTGGCCGGGCGGCAGTTGATCTCCACCGTGGGCGGCGCGTCCGGACCGCTGTACGGAACGCTGCTGCGCCGCACCGGCAAAGCCCTCGGCGACGACGCCGAGGTGACTCCCGCACAGCTGGCCGAGGCGCTGCGCGCAGGCGTCGCGGCCGTGGCGCAGCTCGGTGGTGCCAAGGCCGGCGACAAGACGATGCTGGACGCGCTCGAACCGGCGGTCGCGGCACTCGGCGACACGACCGAGTCCTTCGCCGCGGCCCGTGACGCCGCGCGGGAGGGCGCCCTGGCCACGGTCCCCCTGCAGGCCCGTAAGGGCCGGGCCAGTTATCTGGGTGAGCGCAGCATCGGGCACCAGGATCCGGGGGCGACCTCGTCGGCGCTCCTGCTGGCGGCCCTCGCGGAGGTGGCGGCATGAGCGAGGGGAGCACGGTCGGGATCGTTCTCGTCTCGCACAGCAAGGAGGTGGCGGCGGCCGTCGCCGCCCTGGCCACCGGACTGGCGGGTGGCCGGGCCGCGCCCGTCGCTCCGGCCGGCGGCACCCCCGACGGCGGTCTCGGCACCAGCTCCGAGCTGATCGCCGAGGCGGCGGCCTCGGTCGACGGGGGCGCCGGGGTGGCCGTACTCGTCGATCTGGGCAGCGCCGTCCTGACGGTGAAGGCCCTGCTCGCCGAGGGTGACGAACTCCCGGACGCCACGCGGCTGATCGACGCGCCGTTCCTGGAGGGTGCGGTGGCCGCGGTGGTCACCGCGTCGGCGGGGGGCGACCTGGACGCGGTGGAGGCCGCGGCCTCCGAGGCGTACGGCTACCGGAAGGTGTGAGCCCGCGGTCCCCACGCCAAGGGAGCGTGGGGGCCGTTCGGCCCCCCAGGAGTGGCAGGGGCCGGACGGCGCTCCTAGCGTCGGTCTCGTTGTGGTGCATTTCCTACCAACGGAGACCTGACCATGCGTGCCCTACGAGTCGCGTCCCTGGCCCTCGCCGGCACCGTCGCCGCGCTGGCCCTCGGCGCCCCGGCCGCTCTCGCCGAGGACGAGGGGACCGTCACCTCGTTCGGCTTCACTGTCAGCCCGGAGGACGTCGAGCCCGGCGGCACCGTGACGCTAGGCGCCACGGAATGCGAATCCCCCACCGTCACCGCCTCGTCGGGTGTCTTCGACACCGTGACCCTCTCCGAGGGGCTGCCCGCCACGGCGACCGTCTCCGATGACGCCGAGCCGGGTGCCGAGTACGACGTGACCTTCGACTGCGAGGGCGAGAAGGGCACGGCGAAACTGAGCGTCGGCGCCGGCGGGGTCCCCCACACGACTCCCTCCGCCGGGACACACACCGGCTCCACGGACGACCTGAGCGGACTCACGAAACCCGGCGGCGGTGTGCAGGCCGGATCCGGCGGCAGTCTCTCCGGCCTCAGCCCGACACAGATCGCTCTGGGTTCCCTGCTGGTCGCGGGTGCGGTCGGCGGCGGTGTCGTCCTGCTGCGCCGGCGTGCCGGGGACGGCGTCTGAGCGGCGCGTCCGTGCACACGACCGCCCGGCGCAGCTCGTGGTTCACCCTCGTGTGCGTGCTGCTGCTCGGCCTGTTCTTCCTGCGCAACGGGTCGACGGAGACCGCCGAGGGGCCGCCCCGCCCCGTCGCCGCTGCCGCCGCCCCGCACCGGGCCGCAGGTCCGCTGCCGCCCGCGCCCGGTCCCCTGCCGCACTCGCCGCCGAAGCGGATCAGCGTGTCCACCCTGCGGCTCGACGCCCCCGTGACCCGCGTCGGGCTCGACGACGACGGCTGGGTGGCGACACCGCCGCTGACGGACAACAACCTGACCGGCTGGTACATGGGCGCCGCCTCTCCCGGCGAGCGCGGCACCTCCGTGATGGTGGGTCATGTCGACAATGAGGCCGGACCCGCGGTGTTCTATCTGCTGGGCTCGCTGGAGCCGGGCAATCGCATCGAAGTCGCGCGCGAGGACGGACGCACCGCGGTCTTCTCCGTCTACGGCGTCGAGATGTACGCCAAGAAGGACTTCCCTGCCGACCGCGTCTACCGGGACGGCCCGGACCCGGAACTGCGCCTGATCACCTGCGGTGGCGGCTACTCCGCGAAGACGGGTTACGACGCCAATGTGGTCGCCTTCGCCCGCCTCGTCGACGTGCGCTGAGTCAGATCAGCGCGCAGGCCTCCTGCCCGGACAGCCCGCGGCCCGCACGGTGGGCCCGCGTGTAGTGCTCGTCACCGAGCACCCTCCTGAGGTCGCTCTCGGCCCGCCGGCGCACCTCGTGCCGGTCGTCGAAGGGCTGGAAGCCGAACCCGCCGGGCTGCCCGCCGATGCTGTCGTAGGCGCCGAGCAGCCGCGCACCGTCCTCGGCCGCGTCGAGATGGGCCATCGCCCAGGCCGCGCACAGGAACTGATCGGCGACCAGCTGCGGGGCCACGAGGTGCGCCATGGTGTCCAGTTGCCCCACCGCGTCCCTGACCCGGTCCCGGGCCCGCACGTACGCGCCGTCGACGCAGGCCAGCCAGCCGTGCATACCGACGAGCAGGCCGCGGAACAGCGCGGGCGCGGAGGCGGACAGCTCGCGCTCCATCCCCGCCAGCTGACCGCGT is a genomic window containing:
- a CDS encoding Dps family protein; amino-acid sequence: MSVVKSTLTDEARQVTGDALQGTLVDLLDLSLLAKQAHWNIVGPRFRSIHLQLDEVVDTARQYADTVAERAASLGVTPDGRVETVAKTSALPHVEEGWLKDTDVVELLVEALNTAILRLRERITVTEESDLVTQDLLIGLTAVLEQQSWMFQAENWPRKK
- a CDS encoding VOC family protein, with amino-acid sequence MTVHKTSVLVLDCAEPMELAEFYAGLFGAEVHVGTDPDFVEIVGQDGVHMAIHRDFGYAPPSWPRPEDSQQAHLRILVERGDMDEAEREAVSLGARPVDTKDNSGPRDVRIYSDPAGHSFSLAVSPQPRRSTRQARKDELTAIVEAERGTAT
- a CDS encoding phosphocholine-specific phospholipase C gives rise to the protein MPELNRRRFLQIAGATAGFSALSSSIDRAAAIPAGRRSGTIKDVEHIVVLMQENRSFDHYFGALKGVRGFGDPRPVTTGPGKSVWHQSDGTKDVLPYHPDAEDLGMQFIAGLNHDWAGGHKAWNNGRYDQWIPAKSAGTMAYLTRQDIPFHYALADAFTVCDAYHCSFIGATDPNRYYMWSGHTGNDGKGGGPVLGNDELGYDWTTYPERLERAGVSWKIYQDIGDGLDAGGSWGWIEDAYRGNYGDNSLLYFNKYRNAKPGDPLFDKARTGTDVKNGDGYFDHLKADVKAGKLPQISWIAAPEAFTEHPNWPANYGAWYIAQILDALTSNPEVWSRTALFITYDENDGYFDHVAPPYPPASAAQGLSTVDTALDRFAGNGSYAAGPYGLGQRVPMLVVSPWSTGGFVCSETFDHTSILRFMEARFGVAEPNISPWRRAVCGDLTSAFDFGLRNTDPAGLPDTDAYEPPDNDRHPDYVPKPPATAVLPRQEKGSRPARPLPYAPLVDGASTPSTGRFTLTFSGGAAAGAFFLVAAGNRTDGPWTYTTAAGQKVSDTWNTAYSQGAYDLTVYGPNGFVRGFRGPGTTAGPEVTARHVAGTGSVELTLTNAGSTTRRLTVTNAYGGKKQTFTVGPGGRVVHVVDLQAGKRWYDLSVVSDKDAGFLRRFAGHVENGRPGVSDPAILTA
- a CDS encoding LCP family protein, with translation MRSFAVTAVLIAALASGGSLWAAEGAASSEGIGDRAAGTNILVVGLDRRTGISSEDRKRLHVGGKECNCTDVMMVIHLAEDERRATVVSIPRDSYVEFADHGHPRHSGKINGAFQHGGGDLAVRTVEKATGLRIDHYLETDFTGFADTVDRLGGATVCTDKTLVDTGSGLRLPKGTHHVDGNRALRYARARHVTPPGDLGRVRRQQRLLIEMVTRLRGEGAFANPASSVLTALELTKAVRTDAHTGLDDLMHLGLALGRLTAEQTEFATVPIADFDHRVPEWGSTLLWDEPRSAALWAALREDRPIVGDTGIRPSTDTPVEMAPGSIRARVDDPAVARALRADGFVVEDAPAGPRPPGPTVITYDPHRERYAASLAAAIPGARLRAVPGHGEVFDVRVGARASTVIKVVHDRSSVEGAPVHGNELRCAPKAVKPAG
- a CDS encoding class E sortase, whose protein sequence is MHLSRAVPATLAGALVVVLAGCSTGAADTSDALRTGTVTAPTAGTASEPPAPAPGAAKEPVKAPATSSPSVEPADRTTPRTETALLSIPAIGLEDLRVVPYEGTTDDWPGTRIQNRGVGASPYGESGGVGPGDIGNYLVTAHRLSAGGPLRDLPSLKNGDSVIVEEGGLVYEYEITGTRQTSFRSDSSLAAQRAPVPGKPGEKPTQAMITVSTCATPEDDAAGNFWRDDRHNPEHRIDKIGVLKKAPTPAAGD
- a CDS encoding ATP-grasp domain-containing protein: MARAVLYCSDVLAPRRVDEHFAAEARAVREHGGQVALIDHDALIGGDAEQAVARVPHGAAGAWYRGWMMPSHRYEALAEAVRLRGGSLVVAPGQYRAAHELPGWYDAFCGITPESVWIPSTPGRVPAQEDLAAAAGKLPGGPGIVKDYVKSRKHEWDEACFVPDLADTARLAQIVRRFVALQGDDLAGGLVLRAYESFVRPRSTATEARVWWLDGEPRLVTAHPDSVSPHPPEPELGHVRAAVRRLGCRFVTTDLALRTDGAWRVVEVGDGQVSDVHRDVAHAAIAGLLVDGAHGD
- the dhaK gene encoding dihydroxyacetone kinase subunit DhaK, with protein sequence MRMLINVPETVVEDALRGMAAAHPELNVDVENRVIVRRDAPVAGKVGLISGGGSGHEPLHGGFVGPGMLSAACPGEVFTSPVPDQMARAASAVDSGQGVLFIVKNYTGDVLNFDMAAELAEDEGVQVAKVLVNDDVAVTDSLFTAGRRGTGATLFVEKIAGAAADAGMPLERVESIARQVNENSRSFGVALTAVTTPAKGTPTFDLPSGELELGIGIHGEPGRERRPMMTSREIADFAVDAVLVDRPPTGPVLVLVNGMGSTPLLELYGFNAEVQRVLAERGVSVARTLVGNYVTSLDMAGCSVTLCQVDEEMLRLWDAPVETPALRWGR
- the dhaL gene encoding dihydroxyacetone kinase subunit DhaL; the encoded protein is MLDADFFHRWLTAVAVLVDREAAHLTELDSAIGDADHGSNLQRGFTAVTATLNKDAPQTPGAVLTLAGRQLISTVGGASGPLYGTLLRRTGKALGDDAEVTPAQLAEALRAGVAAVAQLGGAKAGDKTMLDALEPAVAALGDTTESFAAARDAAREGALATVPLQARKGRASYLGERSIGHQDPGATSSALLLAALAEVAA
- a CDS encoding PTS-dependent dihydroxyacetone kinase phosphotransferase subunit DhaM — its product is MSEGSTVGIVLVSHSKEVAAAVAALATGLAGGRAAPVAPAGGTPDGGLGTSSELIAEAAASVDGGAGVAVLVDLGSAVLTVKALLAEGDELPDATRLIDAPFLEGAVAAVVTASAGGDLDAVEAAASEAYGYRKV
- a CDS encoding class F sortase; translation: MHTTARRSSWFTLVCVLLLGLFFLRNGSTETAEGPPRPVAAAAAPHRAAGPLPPAPGPLPHSPPKRISVSTLRLDAPVTRVGLDDDGWVATPPLTDNNLTGWYMGAASPGERGTSVMVGHVDNEAGPAVFYLLGSLEPGNRIEVAREDGRTAVFSVYGVEMYAKKDFPADRVYRDGPDPELRLITCGGGYSAKTGYDANVVAFARLVDVR